Proteins from a genomic interval of Lactococcus protaetiae:
- the eno gene encoding phosphopyruvate hydratase, with product MSIITDIYAREVLDSRGNPTLEVEVYTEDGAFGRGMVPSGASTGEHEAVELRDGDKSRYNGLGTQKAVDNVNNIIAEAIIGYEVTDQQAIDRAMIALDGTENKGKLGANAILGVSIAAARAAADELGVPLYNYLGGFNAKVLPTPMMNIVNGGSHSDAPIAFQEFMIVPVGAPTFKEALRWGAEIFHTLKKILKERGLETAVGDEGGFAPKFDGTEDGVETILKAIEVAGYKAGEDGVMIGFDCASSEFYENGVYDYTKFEGEGGKKLSAAEQVDYLEELVSKYPIITIEDGMDENDWDGWKLLTERLGKKVQLVGDDFFVTNTKYLERGIRENASNAILIKVNQIGTLTETFEAIEMAKEAGFTAIVSHRSGETEDSTISDIAVATNAGQIKTGSLSRTDRMAKYNQLLRIEDQLAEVAQYKGLKAFYNLKK from the coding sequence ATGTCAATTATTACTGATATTTATGCTCGCGAAGTCCTTGACTCACGCGGTAACCCAACACTCGAAGTTGAAGTTTACACTGAAGACGGTGCATTCGGTCGTGGTATGGTACCTTCAGGTGCTTCTACTGGTGAACACGAAGCGGTTGAACTTCGTGATGGCGACAAATCTCGCTACAACGGACTTGGTACTCAAAAAGCTGTTGACAATGTAAACAACATCATCGCTGAAGCTATCATCGGTTATGAAGTTACTGATCAACAAGCAATTGACCGTGCAATGATTGCTCTTGACGGTACAGAAAACAAAGGTAAATTGGGAGCTAACGCTATCCTCGGTGTTTCTATCGCTGCTGCTCGCGCTGCTGCTGACGAACTTGGTGTTCCACTTTACAACTATCTTGGTGGATTCAACGCTAAAGTATTGCCAACTCCAATGATGAACATCGTTAATGGTGGTTCTCACTCAGACGCTCCTATCGCTTTCCAAGAATTCATGATTGTACCAGTTGGTGCACCTACATTCAAAGAAGCATTGCGTTGGGGAGCTGAAATCTTCCACACACTTAAGAAAATTCTTAAAGAACGTGGACTTGAAACAGCTGTTGGTGACGAAGGTGGATTCGCTCCTAAATTCGACGGAACTGAAGATGGTGTAGAAACTATCCTTAAAGCAATCGAAGTAGCTGGCTATAAAGCTGGTGAAGATGGTGTTATGATTGGTTTTGACTGTGCATCATCAGAATTCTACGAAAACGGTGTTTACGACTACACTAAATTCGAAGGTGAAGGCGGCAAGAAACTTTCAGCTGCTGAACAAGTTGACTATCTTGAAGAACTCGTTTCTAAATACCCAATCATCACAATCGAAGATGGTATGGACGAAAACGACTGGGATGGATGGAAACTCCTCACAGAACGTCTTGGTAAAAAAGTTCAACTTGTTGGTGACGACTTCTTCGTTACAAACACTAAATATCTTGAACGTGGTATCCGCGAAAATGCTTCAAACGCAATCTTGATTAAAGTAAACCAAATCGGTACTTTGACTGAAACATTTGAAGCTATTGAAATGGCTAAAGAAGCTGGTTTCACAGCAATCGTATCTCACCGTTCTGGTGAAACTGAAGATTCAACAATTTCAGACATCGCTGTTGCAACAAATGCCGGACAAATCAAAACTGGCTCACTTTCACGTACTGACCGTATGGCTAAATACAACCAATTGCTTCGTATCGAAGACCAATTGGCTGAAGTGGCTCAATACAAAGGTCTTAAAGCATTCTACAACCTTAAAAAATAA
- a CDS encoding magnesium transporter CorA family protein, which produces MIKNYELSSAKKLTSTSEMKNFTYVLNPTREEIGTVSEYYDFPFDYVSGILDDYENARFETDDNDNNLILLQYPALSNYGEVATFPYSLVWTKNESVILALNHEIDSRMIFDREYDYKRYKHQLIFQVMYQMTHAYHDYLREFRTRRRRLEVGIKNSTKNDQIVDMIAIQASLIYFEDALHNNIQVLRKFIDYLREDDEDGFADKIYDIFVETDQAYTETKIQLKLLENLRDLFSNIVSNNLNIVMKIMTSATFVLGIPAVIVGFYGMNVPIPGQAIKWMVWAILVVIVVVSGWVTWLLHRKDML; this is translated from the coding sequence ATGATTAAAAACTACGAACTTTCAAGTGCCAAAAAATTGACCTCAACATCTGAGATGAAAAACTTTACTTATGTGTTGAATCCAACACGAGAGGAAATTGGCACTGTCTCGGAGTATTATGATTTTCCGTTTGACTATGTTTCAGGGATTCTTGATGATTATGAAAATGCCCGTTTTGAAACGGATGATAATGATAATAATCTGATTTTGCTCCAGTATCCAGCCCTTTCAAATTATGGTGAAGTTGCTACTTTTCCATATTCTTTAGTTTGGACAAAGAATGAATCGGTCATTCTTGCACTCAATCATGAGATTGACAGCCGTATGATTTTTGATAGAGAGTATGATTATAAACGTTATAAACATCAATTGATTTTTCAGGTGATGTATCAAATGACTCATGCCTATCATGACTATTTGCGAGAGTTTAGGACTCGGCGCAGAAGACTCGAAGTTGGGATTAAAAATTCAACTAAAAACGATCAAATTGTTGATATGATAGCAATTCAAGCAAGTCTGATTTATTTTGAAGATGCTTTACATAATAATATTCAAGTTTTGCGCAAATTTATTGATTATTTACGAGAAGATGATGAAGACGGTTTTGCAGATAAGATTTATGATATTTTTGTTGAAACAGACCAAGCATATACAGAAACAAAGATTCAACTTAAGTTACTTGAAAATTTACGGGATTTGTTCTCAAATATTGTAAGTAATAATTTGAATATTGTGATGAAAATTATGACTTCTGCGACTTTTGTTTTAGGGATTCCTGCGGTGATTGTTGGTTTTTACGGGATGAATGTTCCAATTCCTGGTCAGGCAATTAAATGGATGGTTTGGGCCATTTTAGTGGTGATTGTCGTGGTAAGTGGTTGGGTAACTTGGCTTTTACACCGGAAAGATATGTTATAA
- the pflB gene encoding formate C-acetyltransferase produces MKTEVTENIFEQAWEGFKGTDWRDKASITRFVQENYKPYDGDESFLAGPTERTLKVKKIIEDTKAHYEKVGFPFDTDRVTSIDKIPAGYVDANDKELELIYGMQNSELFRLNFMPKGGLRVAEKILTEHGLSVDPGLHDVLSQTMTSVNDGIFRAYTSAIRKARHAHTVTGLPDAYSRGRIIGVYARLALYGADYLMKEKAKEWDAITEINDDNIRLKEEINMQYQALQQVVNFGALYGLDVSRPAMNTKEAIQWVNIAYMAVCRVINGAATSLGRVPIVLDIFAERDLARGTFTEQELQEFVDDFVLKLRTMKFARAAAYDELYSGDPTFITKSMAGMGNDGRHRVTKMDYRFLNTLDTIGNAPEPNLTVLWDSKLPYSFKRYAMSMSHKHSSIQYEGVETMAKDGYGEMSCISCCVSPLDPENEEGRHNLQYFGARVNVLKAMLTGLNGGYDDVHKDYKVFDIEPVRDEVLDYDTVMANFDKSLNWLTDTYVDAMNIIHYMTDKYNYEAVQMAFLPTKVRANMGFGICGFANTVDSLSAIKYAKVKTIRDENGYIYDYEVEGDFPRYGEDDDRADDIAKLVMKMYHEKLASHKLYKNAEATVSLLTITSNVAYSKQTGNSPVHKGVFLNEDGTVNKSKLEFFSPGANPSNKAKGGWLQNLRSLAKLEFKDANDGISLTTQVSPRALGKTRDEQVDNLVQILDGYFTPGALIGGTEFAGQHVNLNVMDLKDVYDKIMNGEDVIVRISGYCVNTKYLTPEQKQELTERVFHEVLSQDDNEVMHTTNI; encoded by the coding sequence ATGAAAACCGAAGTTACTGAAAACATCTTTGAACAAGCCTGGGAAGGCTTCAAAGGGACTGACTGGCGCGACAAAGCAAGCATCACTCGTTTTGTACAAGAAAACTACAAACCTTATGATGGCGATGAAAGCTTCCTTGCTGGTCCAACAGAACGTACACTTAAAGTTAAAAAAATTATTGAAGATACAAAAGCACACTATGAAAAAGTTGGTTTCCCATTTGACACTGACCGTGTGACTTCTATTGACAAAATCCCTGCTGGATATGTTGATGCTAACGATAAAGAGCTTGAGTTGATTTATGGTATGCAAAACAGCGAACTTTTCCGTTTGAACTTCATGCCTAAGGGTGGTCTTCGTGTTGCTGAAAAAATCTTAACTGAACATGGTCTTAGTGTTGATCCTGGTTTGCATGATGTATTGTCACAAACAATGACTTCTGTAAATGATGGTATCTTCCGCGCTTACACTTCAGCTATTCGTAAAGCCCGTCATGCTCACACTGTTACAGGTTTGCCTGATGCTTACTCTCGTGGTCGTATCATTGGGGTTTATGCTCGTCTTGCTTTGTACGGTGCTGACTACTTGATGAAAGAAAAAGCTAAAGAATGGGATGCAATTACTGAAATTAATGACGACAATATCCGTCTTAAAGAAGAAATTAATATGCAATACCAAGCATTGCAACAAGTTGTAAACTTTGGTGCCCTTTATGGACTCGATGTTTCACGCCCTGCAATGAATACAAAAGAAGCGATTCAATGGGTTAACATTGCTTACATGGCTGTATGTCGTGTGATTAATGGTGCCGCAACTTCACTTGGACGTGTGCCAATCGTACTTGATATCTTTGCTGAACGCGACCTTGCTCGTGGAACTTTCACTGAACAAGAACTTCAAGAATTTGTTGATGATTTCGTATTGAAACTTCGTACAATGAAATTTGCTCGTGCTGCTGCTTATGATGAACTTTACTCTGGTGACCCAACATTCATCACGAAATCTATGGCTGGTATGGGTAACGACGGACGTCACCGTGTAACTAAAATGGACTACCGTTTCCTCAATACACTTGATACAATCGGTAACGCTCCAGAACCAAACTTGACTGTTCTTTGGGATTCTAAACTTCCTTACTCATTCAAACGTTACGCAATGTCTATGAGCCACAAACACTCATCTATCCAATATGAAGGTGTTGAAACAATGGCTAAAGATGGTTACGGTGAAATGTCTTGTATCTCTTGTTGTGTTTCTCCACTTGACCCAGAAAATGAAGAAGGACGTCACAACCTCCAATACTTTGGTGCGCGTGTAAACGTCTTGAAAGCAATGTTGACTGGTCTTAATGGTGGTTATGATGATGTACATAAAGACTATAAAGTGTTTGACATTGAACCTGTTCGTGACGAAGTTCTTGACTACGATACAGTTATGGCAAACTTTGACAAGTCACTCAACTGGTTGACTGATACTTATGTTGATGCCATGAATATCATCCACTACATGACTGATAAATACAACTATGAAGCAGTTCAAATGGCCTTCTTGCCAACTAAAGTTCGTGCTAACATGGGATTTGGTATCTGTGGTTTCGCCAACACTGTTGATTCACTTTCAGCAATCAAATATGCAAAAGTTAAAACAATCCGTGACGAAAATGGCTACATCTACGACTACGAAGTAGAAGGTGATTTCCCACGTTATGGTGAAGATGATGACCGTGCTGATGATATCGCTAAACTTGTAATGAAGATGTACCATGAAAAATTGGCTTCACACAAACTTTACAAGAATGCTGAAGCAACTGTTTCACTTTTGACAATCACATCTAATGTTGCTTACTCTAAGCAAACAGGTAACTCACCAGTCCACAAAGGTGTATTCCTCAACGAAGATGGTACAGTGAACAAATCTAAACTTGAATTCTTCTCACCAGGTGCTAACCCATCTAACAAGGCTAAAGGTGGATGGTTGCAAAACCTCCGTTCATTGGCTAAATTGGAATTCAAAGACGCTAATGATGGTATCTCATTGACAACTCAAGTTTCTCCACGTGCGCTTGGTAAGACTCGTGACGAACAAGTGGACAACTTGGTTCAAATCCTTGATGGTTACTTCACTCCAGGTGCTTTGATTGGTGGTACTGAGTTTGCTGGTCAACACGTTAACTTGAATGTTATGGACCTCAAAGATGTTTATGACAAGATTATGAATGGTGAAGATGTTATCGTTCGTATCTCTGGTTACTGTGTCAATACTAAATACCTCACACCTGAACAAAAACAAGAATTGACTGAACGTGTCTTCCACGAAGTCCTCTCACAAGATGACAACGAAGTAATGCACACAACTAATATCTAA
- the coaE gene encoding dephospho-CoA kinase (Dephospho-CoA kinase (CoaE) performs the final step in coenzyme A biosynthesis.), with protein sequence MKKVIGLTGGIASGKSTVVDFLVSRGFQVIDADKVVRELQKPDGKLYQAILTEFGVEFFDENRQLNREKLGRLIFTDRVQREKLSALQDKIIREELYHKRDELLSALTEHSVIFMDIPLLIEYNYIGFDEIWLVVVPESVQLKRLMARNHLSEEEARNRISTQMSMTEKQRFADRVFDNSGTIEQLQSQVQQALEELCPTDYSEK encoded by the coding sequence ATGAAAAAAGTAATTGGATTGACTGGTGGAATTGCGAGTGGAAAATCAACGGTGGTTGATTTTTTGGTTTCTCGAGGTTTTCAAGTCATTGATGCTGATAAAGTTGTCCGTGAATTACAAAAGCCTGATGGAAAACTTTATCAGGCCATTTTGACGGAATTTGGTGTTGAATTTTTTGATGAAAATCGTCAGTTGAATCGTGAAAAATTAGGACGTTTAATTTTTACTGACAGAGTTCAGCGTGAAAAATTGTCAGCACTTCAGGATAAAATTATTCGTGAGGAGCTGTACCATAAGCGAGATGAGCTTCTGTCAGCACTGACAGAGCATTCGGTTATTTTCATGGATATCCCGTTATTGATTGAATATAATTATATTGGATTTGATGAAATTTGGCTCGTTGTAGTACCTGAAAGCGTACAGTTAAAGCGTTTGATGGCGCGCAATCATTTGTCAGAAGAAGAAGCAAGAAACCGCATTTCGACACAAATGTCAATGACAGAAAAGCAGAGATTTGCTGACAGAGTTTTTGATAATAGTGGAACAATTGAGCAACTACAAAGTCAAGTGCAGCAAGCTCTTGAAGAGTTGTGTCCTACTGATTACTCTGAAAAGTAA